The following proteins come from a genomic window of Bartonella apihabitans:
- a CDS encoding urease accessory protein UreD, whose product MQNSFLKKAVMQRMEGCASFSTIYKDQRSSLEKLYQSGSLKLRFPLYSDNHFEAVQINTAGGVTGGDKLFWKCELGEKTKATITTQAAEKIYRSLDGMPAGIDVSLTLRKNSTLYWLPQETIFFNRGALKRKITVEMEEGASLLLVEAFVFGRKLMGEKVANGFIDDEWQVRLENKLVHFEAFKINGNILQQSIRPAIFNDNQAIATILYIANDYEGKEAAAREIIGQSGGVSAWNGKLLARIIEKDSYSLREKLVALVKLLTKGADVPKFWSI is encoded by the coding sequence TTGCAAAATTCGTTTTTAAAAAAAGCCGTGATGCAGCGCATGGAAGGCTGCGCTTCGTTCAGCACGATTTATAAAGATCAACGGTCATCATTGGAAAAGCTTTATCAATCCGGCTCGTTGAAATTACGTTTTCCGCTTTATTCCGACAACCATTTCGAGGCCGTCCAGATCAATACGGCAGGCGGCGTGACCGGTGGCGACAAGCTTTTCTGGAAATGCGAACTCGGCGAAAAAACCAAAGCAACAATCACCACACAAGCCGCCGAAAAAATATATCGCTCGCTTGATGGTATGCCGGCCGGGATCGATGTTTCACTAACGTTAAGAAAAAACTCTACATTGTACTGGCTCCCGCAGGAGACAATTTTTTTCAATCGTGGCGCATTAAAACGCAAAATCACCGTCGAGATGGAAGAAGGTGCATCCCTCCTTCTGGTAGAAGCTTTTGTTTTCGGAAGAAAACTAATGGGAGAGAAAGTTGCCAACGGCTTTATTGATGACGAGTGGCAAGTGCGTCTTGAAAACAAGCTTGTCCATTTTGAAGCCTTTAAAATCAATGGCAATATTTTACAGCAATCAATCCGCCCTGCAATTTTCAACGACAATCAGGCCATTGCCACAATTCTTTACATTGCCAATGATTATGAAGGCAAAGAAGCTGCTGCGAGAGAAATTATAGGACAATCCGGCGGGGTCTCTGCATGGAATGGCAAGCTTCTTGCAAGGATAATTGAAAAGGACTCCTATTCTTTGAGGGAAAAACTTGTTGCTTTGGTAAAACTGCTAACAAAAGGTGCAGACGTGCCGAAATTTTGGTCAATTTAG